A genomic stretch from Bradyrhizobium quebecense includes:
- a CDS encoding 4-(cytidine 5'-diphospho)-2-C-methyl-D-erythritol kinase translates to MPALIEEGRAKVNLTLRVVGRRVDGFHDLESVVAFADCADRLTLEPGPELSLSMLGPLADACGDTSDNLVLKAARLLGERVADLEVGHFTLEKVLPVAAGIGGGSADAAAALRLLARLNELSLDDSRIMEVALQTGADVPVCVASRACDMTGVGEGLLPLDLPKMPCVLVNPRVPVATKDVFNALGLRHGELLIGATDVMMQAPSWPDAGRAVDDWITALSRGTNDLEAPAARIEPVISDVLSALRATKDVRLVRMSGSGATCFAVFATDADAQAAGEQLRAAHPGWWVHAGALS, encoded by the coding sequence GTGCCGGCGCTGATTGAAGAAGGGCGTGCCAAGGTCAACCTGACGCTCAGGGTTGTCGGGCGGCGTGTCGATGGGTTTCACGACCTGGAGAGCGTCGTCGCGTTTGCCGATTGCGCCGATCGTCTCACGCTCGAGCCGGGGCCTGAGCTGTCGCTCTCGATGCTGGGGCCGCTGGCCGATGCCTGCGGCGATACATCTGATAATCTGGTGCTCAAGGCCGCGCGGCTGCTCGGCGAGCGCGTCGCGGACCTCGAGGTCGGCCACTTCACGCTGGAGAAGGTGCTGCCCGTCGCGGCCGGCATCGGCGGCGGCTCGGCGGATGCCGCGGCTGCGCTGCGGCTGCTGGCGCGGCTCAACGAACTCTCGCTCGACGATAGCAGGATTATGGAGGTCGCGCTGCAGACCGGCGCCGACGTGCCGGTGTGCGTCGCCTCGCGCGCCTGCGACATGACCGGTGTCGGCGAGGGCCTGTTGCCGCTCGACCTGCCGAAAATGCCCTGCGTGCTGGTCAATCCGCGCGTGCCGGTTGCGACCAAGGATGTCTTCAATGCGCTCGGCCTGCGCCATGGCGAGCTTTTGATCGGCGCCACCGATGTCATGATGCAGGCGCCGTCCTGGCCGGACGCCGGCCGCGCGGTCGACGACTGGATCACGGCGCTTTCGCGCGGCACCAACGATCTCGAAGCCCCCGCCGCGCGCATCGAGCCCGTCATCAGCGACGTCTTGTCCGCGCTGCGTGCGACCAAGGACGTTCGCCTGGTGCGCATGTCGGGCTCCGGCGCGACCTGCTTTGCCGTGTTCGCCACCGACGCCGACGCGCAGGCCGCCGGCGAACAGCTCCGCGCCGCTCACCCCGGTTGGTGGGTGCATGCGGGTGCGCTGAGCTGA
- a CDS encoding SMP-30/gluconolactonase/LRE family protein, translating into MANIRVLATDLEFPEGPVVMPDGSVVLVEIRGRRLTRVYPDGRKEIVAKVPGGPNGAALGPDGKMYICNNGGFSWIPTRNMIMPGPQPEDYLGGSIQRVDLQSGKVETVVTKCGEHELRGPNDLVFDRHGGLWFSDLGKRRAREMDVGAFYYLKPGMNEIVEAVHGILPANGIGLSPDEKTVYIAETPTARLWAYEVSEPGTIKPRDVIYRGERGKPIAGLGGYQMFDSLAVEASGNVCVATLISGCISVIAPDGTVVEQVSTGDRVTTNIAFGGPDLKTAYITLSGKGELIAMDWSRPGLPLNFLNK; encoded by the coding sequence ATGGCCAATATCCGAGTTCTCGCCACCGATCTCGAGTTTCCCGAAGGTCCCGTCGTCATGCCCGACGGTTCGGTCGTGCTGGTCGAAATCCGCGGCCGGCGGCTGACCCGGGTCTATCCCGACGGGCGCAAGGAGATCGTCGCCAAGGTGCCGGGCGGCCCGAACGGCGCGGCGCTCGGCCCCGACGGCAAGATGTACATCTGCAACAATGGTGGCTTCTCCTGGATCCCGACTCGCAACATGATCATGCCGGGACCGCAGCCGGAGGATTATCTCGGCGGTTCGATCCAGCGCGTCGACCTGCAATCCGGCAAGGTCGAGACCGTCGTGACGAAGTGCGGCGAGCATGAGCTGCGCGGGCCGAACGACCTGGTGTTCGACAGGCACGGTGGCCTGTGGTTCTCCGATCTCGGCAAGCGCCGCGCCCGCGAGATGGATGTCGGCGCGTTCTATTATCTGAAGCCCGGCATGAACGAGATCGTCGAGGCCGTGCACGGCATCCTGCCCGCCAACGGCATCGGCCTGTCGCCGGACGAGAAGACCGTCTACATCGCGGAGACGCCGACGGCGCGGCTGTGGGCCTATGAGGTGTCCGAGCCCGGCACCATCAAGCCGCGCGACGTGATCTATCGCGGCGAGCGCGGCAAGCCGATCGCGGGTCTCGGCGGCTACCAGATGTTCGATTCGCTCGCCGTCGAAGCATCGGGCAATGTCTGCGTCGCGACGCTGATCTCGGGCTGCATCTCGGTGATCGCGCCTGACGGCACCGTGGTCGAACAGGTGTCGACCGGCGACCGTGTCACTACCAACATCGCCTTCGGCGGACCGGACCTGAAGACCGCCTACATCACGCTGTCCGGCAAGGGCGAACTGATCGCGATGGACTGGTCGCGGCCGGGATTGCCGCTGAATTTTCTGAACAAGTGA
- a CDS encoding tetratricopeptide repeat protein: MLSTRFNRLTIAVLAAAALAVPAQLSAQTPNHPTDNTAQFPSKADLKSLTTSGSYLAARHASVERDATSAAAFYRSALRTDPKNSELLDRAFISSLADGDIEEAVKLADRILTQDKANRVARLVVGVRDLKLKKYAAAQSNINQSVRGPITDLVATLLSAWAAYGAGDSKGAVASIDKLTGPEWYPIFKDLHAGMIYELSGKEKDAGARFEKVYKLDDSMLRTVDEYARWTSRNKDAAAATAMYEAFDKKLPRHPLVLEGIKETKAGKKLPPLIDSPQAGAAEALYGIGATLTRRGGEDLALVYLQLALYLQPNHPLALLSLADLYESVKKPQMAIKVYERMPASSPLKRNAQIQLATNLDAADRSDEAIKILKEVTSDQPKDIEAILALGNIERGRKKFADCATTYSQAIDALPAAGGDKNAWVTYYYRGICEERSKQWNKAEADMRKALELQPEQPHVLNYLGYSWIDQGINLDEGMKMIKRAVDQRPDDGYIVDSLGWAFYRIGNYDEAVKNLERAIDLKPEDPTINDHLGDAYWRVGRTLEAKFQWAHARDLKPEPEELPKIQAKIDNGLPDDTSNAASADKKKDDDGKGG; encoded by the coding sequence ATGCTGTCCACCCGTTTCAACCGCCTGACGATTGCCGTTCTTGCTGCCGCGGCGCTTGCCGTGCCTGCGCAGCTGTCGGCGCAGACACCAAACCATCCGACCGACAACACCGCGCAATTCCCAAGCAAGGCCGACCTGAAGTCGCTGACCACCTCCGGCAGCTATCTTGCAGCCCGCCACGCCAGTGTCGAGCGCGATGCGACTTCGGCCGCGGCATTCTACCGCTCGGCGCTGCGCACCGATCCGAAGAATTCCGAGCTGCTCGATCGCGCCTTCATCTCCTCGCTCGCCGACGGCGACATCGAGGAGGCGGTGAAGCTCGCCGACCGCATCCTGACCCAGGACAAGGCCAACCGCGTCGCGCGCCTCGTCGTCGGCGTGCGCGACCTCAAGCTTAAGAAATACGCCGCCGCGCAGTCCAACATCAACCAGTCGGTCCGCGGCCCGATCACCGATCTGGTGGCGACGCTGCTGTCGGCCTGGGCGGCCTATGGCGCCGGCGACAGCAAGGGCGCGGTCGCCTCGATCGACAAGCTGACCGGCCCCGAGTGGTATCCGATCTTCAAGGATCTGCACGCCGGCATGATCTACGAGCTGTCCGGCAAGGAGAAGGATGCCGGCGCCCGCTTCGAGAAGGTCTACAAGCTCGACGATTCGATGCTTCGCACGGTCGATGAATATGCGCGCTGGACCTCGCGCAACAAGGATGCCGCCGCCGCGACCGCGATGTACGAGGCGTTCGACAAGAAGCTGCCGCGTCATCCGCTGGTGCTGGAAGGCATCAAGGAAACCAAGGCCGGCAAGAAGCTGCCGCCGCTGATCGATTCACCGCAGGCCGGCGCCGCCGAGGCGCTGTACGGCATCGGTGCGACGCTGACCCGCCGCGGCGGCGAGGACCTCGCGCTGGTCTATCTGCAGCTCGCGCTCTATCTGCAGCCCAACCATCCGCTGGCGCTGCTGTCGCTCGCCGATCTCTATGAATCGGTGAAGAAGCCGCAGATGGCGATCAAGGTCTATGAGCGGATGCCGGCGTCCTCGCCGCTGAAGCGCAACGCGCAGATCCAGCTCGCGACCAATCTCGACGCCGCCGACCGCAGCGACGAGGCGATCAAGATCCTCAAGGAAGTCACCTCCGATCAGCCGAAGGATATCGAGGCGATCCTGGCGCTCGGAAACATCGAGCGCGGCCGCAAGAAGTTCGCCGATTGCGCCACCACCTATTCGCAAGCGATCGACGCGCTGCCGGCCGCCGGCGGCGACAAGAACGCCTGGGTCACCTATTACTACCGCGGCATCTGCGAGGAGCGCTCCAAGCAGTGGAACAAGGCCGAGGCCGACATGCGCAAGGCGCTCGAGCTGCAGCCCGAGCAGCCGCATGTGCTGAACTATCTTGGCTATTCCTGGATCGACCAGGGCATCAACCTCGACGAAGGCATGAAGATGATCAAGCGTGCCGTCGATCAGCGCCCTGACGACGGCTACATCGTCGATTCCCTCGGTTGGGCGTTTTACCGGATCGGCAATTACGACGAGGCGGTGAAGAACCTCGAGCGCGCGATCGACCTGAAGCCGGAAGATCCGACCATCAACGACCATCTCGGCGACGCCTACTGGCGCGTCGGCCGCACGCTGGAAGCCAAGTTCCAGTGGGCGCATGCCCGCGACCTCAAGCCCGAGCCGGAAGAGCTGCCGAAGATCCAGGCCAAGATCGATAACGGCCTGCCGGACGACACCTCGAACGCCGCCTCCGCCGACAAGAAGAAGGACGACGACGGCAAGGGTGGCTGA